AGAGGAAATTCCAACAGCAGCCCTGCCAGCAAGGGCAGCTGGGAAAGCACATCAGGAATTATTTAAAAAGGCATCTTTATTTGAAGGATCTAACTTTATGGTAagactttgcacttctatatCAACTTTCTTCCTAGGATCTGAGAGTTCTTTAGGAATAAGAATGGTCTCTTCTACAGTGCCGTTCATTTGAATACTTTGCAGAAATCAATTACAATTCTCGTAACTACTCTTCCACAAGAAGTAGGAATCACCCCtcttgtacagatggggaaactgatgcatagagaagaagggatttgcccaagatcacagaggaAGTGTATGGAAGAGAACCCAAGAGTCTGGggttccagtcccctgctctaaccactagaccacacaccCTCCCAaatctgggaacagaactcaggtttCCTGACTCCTGATCCTGTGCCTCAAACCACAAGACCCTTTTCCTTCCTGGCAGAATTTAGCTATAGTTCACTTACATCAACGAACTCCGTCGTGAGCTTGAAGGCAGATGTCTCGAAGCCAAGGTTCCTGGGGGAGCTGGAGAGAATGAACCCAAAATCTATATGGATGATGTGTCCATCTGCATCCAGCAATATATTGCCGTTGTGCCTTGAAGGGAAACGAGAACGAGAGAGAAAACGATCAACGAGCTCATATTTCAGACACCACCTCCTTGCCAGCTGGAGAACCACATCCCCACACGGTAAAGAGCTGAAAGGTCCTCACCCAATGTGGAGGAGCAACTGCTTGAGCACTGACAAAACAAATAGGTACTGGCTTCAGTTTAAGCCAGCAGCATCACCTGTTAATGTCAAGTACACACAGGGCTGTACATTTTCTCTGCCTCTTGTACAACACTACCAAAAAATAACGTTTTAACTAGGTACATATATGGGGGTTTATTGCTTACAAAACAGCCCTGCAATTACACAGCGAATGCTCCAAGCAGCCCGGCTTCAACACAAACGAACTCTCACTACTGAAATTTCAGGTTCCCCTATGGTGACACACCAGCCACTTCCCACTGTTCTGATTCCCCAGCAAGCACCATGAGAGTATGCCACTGCTCTCAGGGATTCCCTGACACATACAGCGGGGAGAGGGAGAAGACACGGAATGAGGTAAATGGAATCTTGAATAATGGATGCCATTTTGGAAAGTCCTTCAAACCTTACTACCCACTTTGGGGGGTTTAATACACTTCTCTAAGGGTCAATACTCAAGACAGCAATTCCCTGATTGCCGCCCTACAGTGGTTGGTCCCAAGGCCCGATGGGCAAGGATGGCATGGAAATTCTTTGTGCTCGGACTGCAGCCTCTTCACTCCAACACACAGGGCCCACCTGTCTTTGACCTGTAGCAGGTAGCACACCAGGCAgtagcctgcacagctctgcacaaagttcctCTGGGCCGTCAGAAACGCTTCGGTAGTGTAGTTGCCATGCTCCTGGAGGAAGTAGTCCAGCAGTGAGAGCTGGGATTGTTTCTTGACTTGGTGGATAGACACTGCGTTGACAACCGGCTCGATCATGCCGCTGTCTGCGGAGATGACGAGGATCTTGTATGGCTTGATCCACAAGGGCACGCGCTCCTGCTCCCAGATAGACTGAAAAAGAGAGTGTTGAGTCAAACGCACCAATGGGCTGCGTTTACAGACCCACAGCACTAGTGGGCGGTGTCTTGCTCTTTTCCTACCTGCAGTTGTTTAAGGACCTGGAACGCTAACAACTCTTGCCGGAGGTCATCTCCGCATTTGACAATCACCGAGAGGAGGCGCCAGTTTGGAAGATGGCCATAAGGGGAGCCTTCCCTGATCCGCCTGTGGGGAAATCGCAAAGGGTTAAAGACCGAGGAGAACCTCTGCCTGCTCCATGGGATCTCTGGAAAGAGCCTAGCACAACAGCGTAGTAACAAGACAGCAGCTGTAAGTCAGTACCAAGAGGTGGATTTCGAGTCAAGAATTTCTAGGCTAGGGATATTTCTCTTTCACTGctggcatgtgcttaaatgctttgctaaacAGGGATagtcttcagtgctttgctgacttGGGGCTTTAGGACTGTCAGTTCTTGGAGCCGGGACAGTCATTTATTATGTTTGTATAGCACtgacacaacggggccctgaccAAGTGCCATAGATCAATGTTAAACAAGCAGAGAAGACGCCAAACTATACAGCAGCAGGAATTAAGCAGCACTGGAAGGAAATAAGGCCCTTTTCTATCACTTCCCCTCCCGCCCACAATCACACCCGCTCCAAAAGAATAAGCCAAGCACCAAGCTTGCGGGACTCAGAGCGCCCTGGAACACAGAGCCTAAATCAATCACTGCTGTGTACCGaggacctttttttttaaaatactgaatctGAGTCAATATTTGTTCCCTAAAGGCAGCCAGGGCTCAAAGCTGAGGCCCCACATTTACTTACAGAGCAAATCAGCACAGGCAGCCCCAAGGGAAGCTATTCCATAGAGACGTAGCTGGGATTTCAACACGGACCTATTACAGGAATGGGGCGATTCAGCTTTCCCATGTACCCCACCCACCTCCTTCACTCATACCTGACTTTCTCCTGCCAGGGCTCCTTCAGGGCAACAGCAGAAGGATCCTCAGGGTCCCTCCTGAAAGCTGTTGGGGTGTGTGCGAGCTGCTCGGAGAGGCGCCGTCTAGAAAGTAAAGTCATTAAAAATACAAGTCTGCTTTCCACAAGAGAGAGGTTTCAGTGACAATGGAATACCATCATACACATGTTAGCCCAAAGCACCTTACGAAGCTTGTATTGTCAGGGATCACTTCACCCATCACTGACATGCAGACCCCGCTTTGGAGTGGTCTCCAAcactgttgtttaacagtgcaacaATCCTACCCAACAGTTTCAGGTAGGGGATGAAAACGAATGCTGTATCTAACGGAAACAGCAGAGGTTAATTTTCCATGGGCTGAATTTACTCCTTCAAATTAGGaaaatggggcttccaccactatGTCTTTGGGACACACATGGGCAGAACCACAGTCTTCAGTCTCATTCAAGTGAGCCAATTTTCAGCAACACCGCACCTCCTAAAGCTAGCTAAGAGGCTGCATCAAGAACCATCTCCAAAGAAGAACCTCACCAACTGACCCATCAACTCCAGCTCTTGTAGCTTCATGTTTCCCTTGGAGATCGTGCCTTCAAGTACTGACCTGGCCTAAGCCTATTTAGCTTCTGAGATCTCCGATCTGTTGTAACATGCATGCTCACACCACATGTATCACCAAATGGCTACTAAATGGTCAACTGACTCCCCTGATGAAGAATTTATCTTTTGACTTTGGTCTTGCTCCTAGTTTTCAAAGAGACTCAGACCTGACACTGAACTTTGCTTAGGTGAAAGAGAACCCCCTACCCATCTGTTTAGAAGAGGCTTTGGAATGGATTCATGCTGCACATCCCATTACACACAGCCATTATTCAGTCTTCACCTGCCTCCAGTCCAGGAACATACAGGGCACTTGATGCTCaggcctagtgagaaagatgaGGAGTACTGACTAACGGGCCTTTTCTCCAGAGATTTAATGGAGATGCCCTGTGTTACTCCTCCCCACCTGACACAAAGGCTTGTTTTAAATAAAGCCAGTGAAACCCATCTCCAGGCTCTGCGGTCTTGAAGAATCCCTGTTACAGCAAGGGAAATCTCCCCGCCACAACACAAGCTCACCGTTACCTAATATCGCCAGCTGCTATGAACACAGGCTCTTTGCTGTCTTGGCTGGTGATGCTGtccacagagaactgggaaataTTGTCACAGCTGTTGGTGTGCATCTCCGGAAGCTGGAAAGAGAGACGCAAGACTGAGTTACAGACCAGCAAGTCTCAGCGTTCTCCTTAGTGCAAAATGataaaatgttacatttataAACCTTTCAGTCCAACGGATCCATTAATCACGTTCAGAGCCACTGAAGCAGCCACTTCTAGGGTGAAGGAGGTGAGCTTACACACTGTCCAACAGCAGGGCAAACCCTGGCTATGAGAAGTGTCCCATGGGACCTTTAATAGCCATGCAGCCCTGACAGGTCCCATTTTTAAGGTCTCATCCAAAAGAGAAGAACGGGCACAGAGCGAACTGCACAGCACTCGATTATCTACCTTGGCAGGATGAATGACTGAGTCTCTCCTGCCAAGATTTGAATCCggggctccaggcaggcttgCTATTTTGATCTCCGAGCCACAGCATTTTAATGGGTTAGGATGAAGATTTCACGCTGTTGTTTGCACTCCGTGCCTGGGATGTGCCGCACTAGTACAAAAGCTTTCAGTGCACAAAAGGCTGCTCATAAGAGAAAGTCTCTTGCGCACACCTTTCCTTTACAAGCCAGGCAGCTACTCCTACCACGATCATGGCTGGGAAGTCCCTTGTTCACCAACTAGTTCTAGAATGCAGCCGTGCTCCAGCTAGCTCGGCGCTCTCACTGCGGGACATACCGGAAGGGAAGGAGTAAGACATTACAGACAAAGCTGTAGAGACATCCTGCTGAGCATGGCAAAGAGACAAACCCTTGTGTATTCCACTCAAGCGACTCCGCTCTGGCACAGAGAACAGCATCCAGGCCTCCTTGGCTGCAAGGAGTCACCAACACAGGAACCGTCCGAGTAGGGGAGGTCCTACTGAGAACAGACTGCACTAGGTGTCCCCTCTCCCTTACAACAGGGACGCAGTTCTATGGCTGGGACTCATTTTCCCCACGGGGTTTCTAGGCTTCGCGACGGGGAGTTTGGCTCCAGTGCCATTGGCTGCCTCACCTCCACCTGCAGTTCCCCAATATCGTCCACAGACCAGGCTTCATCATCGTTGTCATAGTTGGGAACGGTGGTGAAGCTGCTGGCCCTCTGCTCATGAGTGATCCCACATTCTGGCAGGTTCTCCACAGACCTCGTGCTCCGGATGCGGTTCTCCGGGATCCGGGCCGGCACATTAGTGGTGTCAAAATTTTCACATTCAAGTACTTCAACGTAGATTAAATAgggagcctgagggaagcagaaACAAATGTCACTCACACAGGGCGACACAACTTACACTGGCCAGGGTCCGAGTCCTTCATTTCTCTCTTGCTTTGCAGTTCACTTTTAACAATGGCCAGTATCTAGCTGTTCCATCATCAAACCACCCTGAACTTAAATCAATCTACTCGCTGTCTCATCTTAGCCATGGTCTTGGTCCAGGACTAGGGCTCATACTTGCTACCATAGTCCTGTAACTAATAATAATCGCTGTCTTCCAAATACTCTGGGGATCAGCTATGGGAAAACAGAGGTTTGTGTGTCACAGACCAAGTTAGTGCCACGTTTGGGAGTTCCTGACTCTGAGTCCTAGACCCTGGTACTCTCTACAATTTTCAGTGGTACCATCACTGGTAGGCGATTAAAGTATGTAACTAATAAATATACCTTTAATTTACATTCCAGATGAAGGCAGGAAGGGGATTATAGTCATTTGTATTGATACTGAAAATGAGAGgatcaaataaaataatattgcaATATCTTGAAACTAGAAGTATCTCGGCTTGTTTAGTGCACAAGCACAGGTGCACAGAGTAAGGTAAATGGAACAAGACCTGCTCAGTGTCAGATGCTAATTACCTTGAGTAGCACCAAAGTGCGTATTTGACTCTGATATTTAAGAGACATCAGTAACATTCACATCAATGCAAAACTAACTTACAACCACCGGAAGAAAAAACGTTGGGCTTggagggctcaatcctgcaaggtactgagcattTTGGCACCGACCTCACAAAGCACATCagaacatgcttaacttgaagcacgtgagtagcagggccgcccggggggggggggggcaagtggggcaatttgccccacaggggcccccatgagaatataatATTCTAACTTTTTTCTATGGAAGGGGctcccaaaattgctttgcctcaggccccctgaatcctctgggcggccctggtgagTAGTGTGACTGGAGTTAATGGGAGCGCTTGCGTGCTTATGAGCTTTGCCAGAGAGCTCAAAGCCCTGCAGAAACAACCCTTTAAAAGAGCGGCCTTATATTCTGCCCCAGATGCCAGTAGCTTAGATCTAACCCAGCTATGAATGTTACCCTCATCTCTCTGGTCGATTTTTCTGACATTATCGGGCTGGATTCTCAGATGCTGAATGCCTGCAGGTCCCATTTGTTTCCACGGGAGTTATGCTGCTGAAATCCCGTTCTTATCACACAGCACTGAAACCACGCCACCATTAAACTTGGCCCTTTTTCTGAAGGGCTGTTGCTAGGGTTTGAAGGTGGCTCAGAGGGACATGACTCCAGGAACATCTCAAACTTAACATTAGAAAGCTTTGGGGAAACTTCCTCTCGCTCAAGCCTTCTctggcctctcccctcccagctccccttgCATGGACTCCTCTTCCTACCTCTCTCGAGTCCTTGACCTTCTCAAGTGATGCAGCCCAGACAATGATAGCAGGGAAGCAACGGGGCTGCTATGTGCTGCTCTACCTGCTACATCTCTGTACCATATGGTGATGACAGACCCTGCCAGGTGAATATTATCTAGGCCTGGTTAAGAGAAGGTGAATGATTATTTATTTAGCTTAATATCCATAAGATGCAGTGAGCTACGTTCTTCAGGCTGGGTTCTCTGAAGTCAGCTGTTAAGGGAAGTGCTAATTTTACAATGCTTCAAGAGAATTACCCTTCCTTGCTCAGCCACTCTTACCTTATCCTTGGAGTTGAGTACCACCGCCTGGGTGTGGGGCACCCGCACCACGTGATGGTCAAAGCCAGCTGTGGGAAGCCAGATGCGTGCTGGAAGCTTATGGTTAAGTAAAGACAGCTCCGAGATAAGACGCTGAGTCTTCTGCTCTTTGGTGGGCAAAGTGGCTAGTCTCTTCCCGATGGCCATCAGGGATTTGATGAATTCTCTCTCGGGGGCAAGTCTGACAGGCTAAAATGTTTTAAGGAAGCGGGAGAAGAGAGTTATAaggtgacagttgtgtgtgtaaGATACCCACAGTTCTACAATTAGGAGTCAGCCTGAAATTGTTGGGATAAATTGCACATGGAAGAAAAGCTTCTACTACCTGTCTGATGCTCTTGTG
Above is a window of Chrysemys picta bellii isolate R12L10 chromosome 20, ASM1138683v2, whole genome shotgun sequence DNA encoding:
- the PI4KB gene encoding phosphatidylinositol 4-kinase beta isoform X3 — translated: MNSSIIFMCVHSRREKLPCWIRLHQPVRLAPEREFIKSLMAIGKRLATLPTKEQKTQRLISELSLLNHKLPARIWLPTAGFDHHVVRVPHTQAVVLNSKDKAPYLIYVEVLECENFDTTNVPARIPENRIRSTRSVENLPECGITHEQRASSFTTVPNYDNDDEAWSVDDIGELQVELPEMHTNSCDNISQFSVDSITSQDSKEPVFIAAGDIRRRLSEQLAHTPTAFRRDPEDPSAVALKEPWQEKVRRIREGSPYGHLPNWRLLSVIVKCGDDLRQELLAFQVLKQLQSIWEQERVPLWIKPYKILVISADSGMIEPVVNAVSIHQVKKQSQLSLLDYFLQEHGNYTTEAFLTAQRNFVQSCAGYCLVCYLLQVKDRHNGNILLDADGHIIHIDFGFILSSSPRNLGFETSAFKLTTEFVDVMGGLDGDMFNYYKMLMLQGLIAARKHMDKVVQIVEIMQQGSQLPCFHGSSTIRNLKERFHMNMTEEQLQLLIEQMVDGSMRSITTKLYDGFQYLTNGIM